The following proteins come from a genomic window of Myxococcales bacterium:
- a CDS encoding ABC-F family ATP-binding cassette domain-containing protein: MPVLSAHAITKAYGLRPLFDQATFTIRRGEKVALLGPNGTGKSTLLRVLAGIEPLDTGSIDRRRDATILYLPQEPVLDPERTPREIAREGLVLWHAAKSRYDEVSHRLGEGEVTAALMDEQASLAEDVERLGGWSRDHEVDEILLHLGVTDVDRPVGTMSGGERRRVALARILVAKPELAIFDEPTNHLDADTIAWLEDHLVREFPGAVLLVTHDRYVLEKIATRVLDLENGVLTEYTKRNDSVGAFVDFLEQKAERFAQAERVESNRQNFLRREIEWLRRGPKARSTKQKARIQRAETAIGAEGLRVRGEVDLAGLEGGAARLGKTILDLVDVRLDLGGRRLIDSLTMRLVKGARVGIVGPNGAGKTTLLRLVTGELEPTSGTLVRGLQTKIAYFDQARTTLRDDWSVLDNVAEREDSDRTGGGTVILGDREMGMRAYLELFLFNGAALRRKVSALSGGERARVALALSLKSGANVLLLDEPTNDLDMDTLGALEDLIESWPGCVLVVSHDRWFLDRVATSILAFEGNGKTQLYSGNWEAYREQKREDERAAKPARPASRRAPPP, from the coding sequence ATGCCCGTCCTCTCCGCGCACGCGATCACCAAGGCCTACGGGCTCCGCCCCCTCTTCGACCAGGCGACGTTCACGATCCGCCGCGGCGAGAAGGTGGCGCTGCTCGGGCCGAATGGCACCGGCAAATCGACGCTTCTCCGCGTGCTGGCGGGGATCGAGCCGCTCGACACCGGCTCGATCGATCGTCGCCGCGACGCGACGATCCTCTACCTGCCGCAGGAGCCCGTGCTCGATCCCGAGCGCACCCCGCGCGAGATCGCCCGCGAGGGGCTGGTGCTCTGGCACGCGGCGAAGTCACGCTACGACGAGGTGTCGCACAGGCTCGGTGAGGGCGAGGTGACGGCGGCGCTGATGGATGAGCAGGCGTCGCTGGCGGAGGACGTCGAGCGGCTCGGCGGCTGGTCGCGCGACCACGAGGTCGATGAGATCTTGCTCCACCTCGGCGTGACCGACGTCGACCGACCGGTCGGCACCATGAGCGGCGGCGAGCGGCGGCGCGTGGCGCTCGCGCGCATCCTCGTCGCGAAGCCCGAGCTCGCGATCTTCGACGAGCCCACGAATCACCTCGACGCCGACACGATCGCTTGGCTCGAGGACCACCTCGTCCGAGAGTTCCCCGGCGCCGTGCTGCTCGTCACGCACGACCGCTACGTGCTCGAGAAGATCGCGACGCGGGTCCTCGACCTCGAGAACGGCGTCCTCACCGAGTACACGAAGCGCAACGACAGCGTCGGCGCGTTCGTGGACTTCCTCGAGCAGAAGGCCGAGCGGTTCGCGCAGGCCGAGCGCGTCGAGTCGAACCGCCAGAATTTCCTTCGCCGTGAGATCGAGTGGCTGCGGCGCGGCCCGAAGGCGCGCTCCACGAAGCAGAAGGCGCGCATCCAGCGCGCCGAGACCGCCATCGGGGCCGAGGGGCTGCGCGTGCGCGGAGAGGTCGATCTCGCGGGGCTCGAGGGCGGCGCCGCGAGGCTCGGAAAGACCATCCTCGACCTCGTGGACGTGCGGCTCGACCTCGGTGGCCGCCGGCTCATCGACTCGCTCACGATGCGCCTGGTGAAGGGGGCGCGGGTCGGCATCGTCGGGCCGAACGGGGCAGGGAAGACCACCCTCCTGCGGCTCGTCACGGGCGAGCTCGAGCCCACCTCGGGCACCTTGGTGCGCGGACTGCAGACCAAGATCGCCTATTTCGACCAGGCCCGCACCACGCTCCGCGACGACTGGTCGGTGCTCGACAACGTCGCCGAGCGCGAGGACTCCGACCGCACGGGCGGCGGCACGGTGATCCTCGGGGATCGCGAGATGGGCATGCGCGCCTATCTGGAGCTCTTCCTCTTCAACGGCGCCGCGCTCCGGCGCAAGGTGTCGGCGCTCTCCGGCGGGGAGCGGGCGCGCGTCGCGCTCGCGCTCTCCCTGAAGTCGGGGGCGAACGTGCTCCTGCTCGACGAGCCGACGAACGACCTCGACATGGACACGCTGGGCGCGCTCGAAGACCTCATCGAGAGCTGGCCCGGGTGCGTGCTCGTCGTGTCCCACGACCGGTGGTTCCTCGACCGCGTGGCGACGTCCATCCTCGCCTTCGAGGGCAACGGAAAGACGCAGCTCTACTCGGGGAACTGGGAGGCCTACCGCGAGCAGAAGCGCGAGGACGAGCGGGCCGCGAAGCCCGCGAGGCCGGCGTCGCGCCGCGCGCCCCCGCCCTGA
- a CDS encoding energy transducer TonB, translating into MSLAALEHDRLHDFSARRLLVGYASAGVVLATVAVLGVVFGKEIKRKALEEAVPVVFAPQKPPTRPAPAKVETPRPPAPKAKSSPPPLGRPATLAPRETPTEAPKQGDPTAPLPAAEGVVGGSLDGVVGGTGTGGPAAGAQRPSAPPAPTPPPAPMAQTTENVAAPRVLARALPTFPEAARRAGVQATVRVRYVVREDGSVTDVVIVRGHPLLDAEVVRAVSAWRFSPAMLDGRPARVVRFANLPFRPRL; encoded by the coding sequence GTGTCACTCGCCGCACTCGAGCACGATCGCCTCCACGACTTCTCCGCCCGCCGGCTGCTCGTCGGGTACGCGTCCGCTGGCGTCGTGCTCGCGACGGTCGCCGTCCTGGGCGTGGTCTTTGGGAAAGAGATCAAACGCAAGGCGCTCGAGGAGGCGGTGCCCGTCGTGTTCGCGCCCCAGAAGCCGCCGACGCGACCGGCGCCCGCGAAGGTGGAGACCCCGAGGCCGCCCGCCCCAAAGGCCAAGTCGAGCCCCCCGCCCCTTGGGCGCCCGGCGACCCTCGCGCCGCGCGAGACGCCGACCGAGGCCCCGAAGCAGGGTGATCCCACCGCCCCGCTGCCCGCGGCCGAGGGTGTCGTCGGCGGCAGCCTCGACGGCGTCGTGGGCGGCACCGGGACCGGCGGCCCCGCGGCCGGCGCGCAGAGGCCCTCGGCGCCACCTGCGCCTACGCCTCCGCCAGCGCCCATGGCCCAGACGACCGAGAACGTCGCCGCGCCTCGCGTGCTCGCCCGCGCGCTCCCCACCTTCCCCGAGGCCGCGCGCCGCGCCGGCGTGCAGGCCACCGTCCGCGTGCGCTACGTCGTGCGCGAGGACGGGAGCGTCACCGACGTGGTCATCGTGCGAGGGCACCCGCTGCTCGACGCCGAGGTGGTGCGCGCGGTGTCGGCGTGGCGCTTCTCTCCCGCCATGCTCGACGGCCGCCCGGCGCGCGTCGTCCGGTTCGCCAACTTGCCATTCCGCCCGCGACTCTAG
- a CDS encoding MotA/TolQ/ExbB proton channel family protein: protein MNLNPFHIWASMGPLSKFIAAVLLAMAATTIAIAVERWLALARGSRATRTFMKTALPILERGQFEGLAEIAPAHTHSPFARLIGPTLSKLGSKRGTVDAVELVRRESERQKEAVSGELRRGLSVLASIGSVAPFVGLLGTVVGIISAFQGIAATGSGGLGAVSAGIAEALVETALGLLVAIPSVLLFNQLNASITILEGTLSRATGELLDDLENRRVDASLEAAE, encoded by the coding sequence ATGAACCTCAATCCATTCCACATCTGGGCCTCGATGGGCCCCCTCAGCAAGTTCATCGCGGCGGTGCTCCTCGCCATGGCGGCCACGACCATCGCCATCGCCGTGGAGCGATGGCTCGCCCTCGCGCGCGGGTCGCGCGCGACGCGCACCTTCATGAAGACCGCGCTGCCCATCCTGGAGCGCGGACAGTTCGAGGGTCTCGCCGAGATCGCCCCCGCACACACCCACTCCCCCTTCGCCCGCCTCATAGGGCCCACGCTGAGCAAGCTTGGGTCCAAGCGGGGCACCGTCGACGCCGTCGAGCTCGTACGGCGCGAGTCCGAGCGGCAGAAGGAGGCCGTGAGCGGCGAGCTTCGGCGCGGTCTCTCGGTGCTCGCGAGCATCGGCTCCGTGGCGCCGTTCGTCGGCCTCCTGGGCACTGTCGTGGGCATCATCTCGGCGTTTCAGGGTATCGCCGCCACGGGCTCTGGCGGCCTCGGCGCCGTGTCCGCGGGCATCGCCGAGGCGCTCGTGGAGACCGCGCTCGGCCTCCTCGTCGCCATCCCCTCGGTGCTCCTCTTCAACCAATTGAACGCGTCGATCACGATCCTCGAGGGCACGCTCTCCCGCGCGACCGGCGAGCTCCTGGACGACCTCGAGAACCGGCGCGTCGACGCCTCGCTCGAGGCGGCAGAGTGA
- a CDS encoding biopolymer transporter ExbD, which translates to MNVTPLVDVVLVLLIVFMVIAPQLEHGERVELPSVARPDDAQKTASVDPVTLTLAASGALYLEREPVTPDALAARLTELHAVAPDRKVVLKADATAPYGKVRALFARVQRTGFPGCALLVEKQEKG; encoded by the coding sequence ATCAACGTCACGCCGCTCGTCGACGTCGTGCTCGTGCTGCTCATCGTGTTCATGGTCATCGCACCGCAGCTCGAGCACGGTGAGCGCGTCGAGCTCCCGAGCGTGGCCCGGCCCGACGACGCGCAGAAGACCGCCTCGGTCGACCCGGTGACGCTCACGCTCGCCGCGAGCGGCGCGCTCTACCTCGAGAGGGAGCCCGTCACGCCGGACGCGCTCGCGGCGCGCCTGACCGAGCTGCACGCGGTGGCGCCGGACCGCAAGGTCGTGCTGAAGGCCGACGCGACGGCGCCGTACGGCAAGGTCCGCGCGCTCTTCGCGCGGGTGCAGCGCACGGGCTTCCCGGGCTGCGCGCTGCTGGTGGAGAAGCAGGAGAAGGGCTGA
- a CDS encoding biopolymer transporter ExbD, whose amino-acid sequence MAITLESGPRKSRGATPQMNVTPLVDVVLVLLIVFMVIAPLLSKKFSLALPKQAEASAAQSADVPVVLTVAADGAVRLNREEVAAAELGARVERVLAARADKTVYFDADDGAPFGVAVRTMDVARAHGAITVSILTAKADE is encoded by the coding sequence ATGGCCATCACGCTCGAGTCAGGCCCTCGCAAGTCGCGGGGCGCGACGCCGCAAATGAACGTGACGCCGCTCGTCGACGTCGTCCTCGTGCTGCTCATCGTGTTCATGGTCATCGCGCCCCTGCTGTCGAAGAAGTTCAGCCTCGCCCTCCCGAAGCAGGCGGAGGCGAGCGCCGCGCAGAGCGCCGACGTGCCCGTCGTGCTCACAGTTGCGGCGGACGGCGCGGTGCGACTCAACCGTGAGGAGGTCGCCGCCGCCGAGCTCGGCGCGCGCGTCGAGCGGGTGCTCGCGGCCCGCGCAGACAAGACCGTGTACTTCGACGCCGACGACGGCGCGCCCTTCGGGGTGGCGGTGCGCACCATGGACGTGGCGCGCGCGCACGGCGCGATCACGGTCTCCATCCTCACGGCGAAGGCGGACGAGTAG
- a CDS encoding TonB-dependent receptor, with product MQPPGPQERRRARRQVTCVLYTALTALGASGASPAAAEAAEPPGIAPSPSATVTLRGRVTSREDHTPLPGAEVSVIAAGGDGQRLAVATDEDGAFALALPPGAHTLRVVADLHKPARVRNVRVLSGRVTTLSVALEPDADAIEDLAAVEYEPDRNSAAGQVALRRNAAGATDTVGAQDIARSPDRSAADAVKRVVGASVVDGRTIVIRGLGDRYTSSLVDGLPMPSTDPDRTAVPLDMFPSLVLSDLSIKKTYTPDLPGQFAGGILDIRMRRAPERFTFLASLGVGLNGETTFARRPSYAGGSLDWLGVDDGTRRLPAGLPRERITRLRPDGTVDPNLTDYGRALSSPIGLTETVSLPSGTGSLLVGDTRKLGGHSLGYIAALGYSRRFQRRTGELLRTYGLDPSRPGELVRLNDYRVDSGTDAVTISSYAGLEWRPSPAHTLTLSGLLSRSSEAEARRITGFNDEQQADVRDERQRFLQRQLMYGQLRGEHRIESLRRAELGWSLGYGRATSGEPDLRESVYVADAAQGLSFREGTQSGQHFFANQGETTRTLGLTYKQPIRDGERPVRLELGGLASLRGRSFEARRFRFLRARDARPEVFRRSPAELFTPDNVGTALELEEWTRPTDLYAARYDVVGGHLMADVALHERVRVVVGQRLERAVQSIDSFDPFAAESTERVTSRLERVDALPSANLTLKTSERTNLRLAVSRTVSRPQLRELAPFIFSDFFGAREILGNPDLDRARIVNLDARAELFPGDAQVLSASFFYKSFTAPIEPIILPTSRGVLSYANARGAVNAGVELEARRSLGFVHKSLSELSFLGNLTLVHSRVELSPSAGIQTSQSRALAGQSPYVVNLALDWEHPVTRTRARLLYNVYGARISQVGQNGLPDVFEQPRHLVDASVGQGVGEHVELKLTLENLMNSPVRFSQGESGAFLTSRYLTGTNAWLTASYKY from the coding sequence ATGCAACCCCCCGGACCCCAGGAGCGGCGCCGCGCGCGTCGACAGGTGACGTGCGTCCTGTACACGGCCCTCACGGCGCTCGGCGCCTCCGGGGCCAGCCCCGCGGCCGCCGAGGCAGCGGAGCCGCCCGGCATCGCTCCGTCGCCGAGCGCGACCGTGACCCTTCGCGGTCGCGTGACCAGCCGGGAAGACCACACGCCGCTCCCCGGCGCCGAGGTGAGCGTAATCGCGGCGGGCGGCGACGGCCAACGGCTCGCGGTGGCGACCGACGAGGACGGCGCCTTCGCGCTCGCCCTGCCTCCCGGCGCCCACACGCTCCGGGTCGTGGCCGACCTCCACAAGCCCGCGCGGGTGCGCAACGTCCGCGTGCTCAGCGGCCGCGTCACCACGCTGAGCGTCGCGCTCGAGCCCGACGCGGACGCCATCGAGGACCTCGCCGCGGTGGAGTACGAGCCCGACCGGAACAGCGCCGCCGGCCAGGTGGCGCTTCGTCGAAACGCCGCGGGGGCGACCGACACCGTCGGCGCCCAGGACATCGCCCGGTCGCCCGATCGCTCCGCGGCAGACGCCGTGAAGCGCGTCGTCGGCGCGAGCGTGGTGGACGGTCGCACGATCGTCATCCGCGGCCTCGGCGATCGCTACACGAGCTCGCTCGTGGACGGCCTGCCGATGCCGTCCACCGACCCCGATCGCACCGCGGTGCCGCTCGACATGTTCCCCTCACTCGTCCTGTCCGACCTGTCGATCAAGAAGACGTATACTCCCGATCTTCCAGGGCAATTTGCCGGCGGTATCCTCGACATCCGAATGCGGAGGGCGCCCGAGAGGTTCACGTTCCTCGCGTCACTCGGCGTCGGCCTCAACGGCGAGACCACCTTCGCGCGGCGACCGTCGTACGCGGGCGGCTCACTCGACTGGCTCGGCGTAGACGACGGCACACGGCGGCTGCCGGCGGGCCTCCCGCGGGAGCGCATCACGCGGCTGCGCCCGGACGGGACCGTCGACCCGAACCTGACCGACTACGGCCGCGCGCTGTCCTCCCCCATCGGCCTGACCGAGACGGTCTCGCTGCCGAGCGGCACCGGCAGCCTGCTCGTGGGCGACACGCGCAAGCTCGGCGGACATAGCCTCGGCTACATCGCGGCGCTCGGGTACTCCCGCCGATTCCAGCGCCGCACGGGCGAGCTCTTGCGCACCTACGGCCTCGACCCGTCGCGCCCCGGCGAGCTCGTCCGCCTGAACGACTACCGCGTGGACAGCGGCACCGACGCGGTCACCATCTCCAGCTACGCCGGGCTCGAGTGGCGCCCCTCGCCCGCCCACACGCTGACGCTGAGCGGCCTGCTCTCGCGCAGCTCCGAGGCCGAGGCGCGGCGTATCACCGGCTTCAACGACGAGCAGCAGGCCGACGTGCGCGACGAGCGGCAGCGCTTTCTCCAGCGGCAGCTCATGTACGGGCAGCTCCGCGGTGAGCACCGCATCGAGTCGCTCCGAAGGGCCGAGCTTGGCTGGAGCCTCGGCTACGGACGCGCGACCTCCGGCGAGCCCGACCTCCGCGAGTCGGTGTACGTAGCCGACGCCGCGCAGGGCCTCTCGTTCCGCGAGGGCACGCAGAGCGGCCAGCACTTCTTCGCGAACCAGGGGGAGACCACCCGCACCCTGGGGCTCACCTACAAGCAGCCCATCCGCGACGGCGAGCGGCCGGTGCGGCTCGAGCTCGGAGGCCTCGCGTCGCTCCGGGGCCGCAGCTTCGAGGCGCGCCGATTCCGCTTCCTCCGCGCTCGCGACGCGCGCCCGGAGGTCTTCCGGAGGTCCCCGGCCGAGCTGTTCACGCCCGACAACGTGGGCACCGCCCTCGAGCTCGAGGAGTGGACGCGGCCCACCGACCTCTACGCCGCGCGGTACGACGTCGTGGGCGGCCACCTGATGGCCGACGTGGCGCTCCACGAGCGCGTACGCGTCGTGGTGGGGCAGCGGCTCGAGCGCGCGGTGCAGTCGATCGACTCCTTCGATCCGTTCGCGGCGGAGTCCACCGAGCGCGTGACGTCGCGCCTCGAGCGCGTGGACGCCCTCCCCTCGGCGAACCTCACCTTGAAGACCTCGGAGCGCACGAACCTGCGACTCGCCGTCTCGCGCACGGTGTCGCGCCCCCAGCTGCGCGAGCTCGCGCCGTTCATCTTCAGCGACTTCTTCGGCGCTCGCGAGATCCTCGGCAATCCCGACCTCGATCGCGCGCGGATCGTCAATCTGGACGCGCGCGCCGAGCTCTTCCCCGGCGACGCCCAGGTGCTCTCGGCGTCGTTCTTCTACAAGAGCTTCACGGCGCCCATCGAGCCCATCATCTTGCCCACGAGCCGCGGCGTGCTGAGCTACGCGAACGCGCGCGGCGCGGTCAACGCGGGCGTGGAGCTCGAGGCGCGGCGGTCGCTCGGGTTCGTGCACAAGTCGCTCTCCGAGCTGTCATTTCTCGGGAACCTCACCCTCGTGCACTCTCGCGTAGAGCTCTCGCCCTCGGCGGGCATCCAGACCTCGCAGTCGCGCGCACTCGCCGGGCAGTCACCCTACGTCGTGAATCTGGCGCTCGACTGGGAACACCCGGTCACAAGGACGCGCGCGCGGCTCCTCTACAACGTGTACGGGGCGCGGATATCCCAGGTAGGGCAGAACGGGCTCCCCGACGTCTTTGAGCAGCCCCGCCACCTGGTCGACGCGAGCGTGGGCCAAGGAGTCGGCGAGCACGTCGAGCTGAAGCTGACGCTCGAGAACCTCATGAACTCCCCGGTCCGCTTCAGCCAAGGCGAGTCGGGCGCGTTCCTCACGAGTCGATACCTGACGGGCACCAACGCGTGGCTGACTGCCAGTTACAAATACTGA
- a CDS encoding T9SS C-terminal target domain-containing protein, with protein MSSRTFLRTSLFGPLVGLALPLAVCFTACSDDGSLSVDAKRTAATSPTGNPPSSGAAAPKALEVLKGDIKTAMNLTAAKEYLLQGLVVVKTGTTLTIEKGTTLKGDARSKAILLVEAGAKLIAEGTEDEPIVFTSQAAPQDRRAGDWGGLVLLGNAPVNMPGGKGNVEGILTTVQGTQFGGTDPDDSSGVLRYVRVEYAGVVLAQDNEVNGVTFAGVGRGTRVDHVQVRQALDDCFEFFGGTVDAKYLACQGNEDDGFDWDNGYSGRLQFLVLQQSPGHVGEDNGIEGDNDAQGSANLPLSSPTIFNASLFGKNADVDNAQYGLLLRRNTRATLRNVLVSGFEASLDVRDVSTHAGVTEGALTLTNSLFWNARNTAVLDNIAYPEKGATPPNKDNDGALSEVDWVKATAHKNLFSVDPKTDRAFDLEKPVFGPASPLVETAATPPKDGFFDPSAAYVGAFKDQSDDWATRGRWAVWSSR; from the coding sequence ATGAGCTCCCGCACGTTCCTCCGGACCTCCCTCTTTGGGCCCCTCGTCGGCCTCGCGCTCCCCCTCGCCGTTTGCTTCACCGCGTGCTCCGACGACGGCTCGCTCAGCGTCGACGCCAAGCGGACCGCCGCGACCTCCCCCACGGGCAACCCGCCCTCGAGCGGCGCCGCCGCACCGAAGGCGCTAGAAGTGCTGAAGGGCGACATCAAGACGGCGATGAACCTGACCGCCGCCAAGGAGTACCTGCTCCAAGGCCTCGTGGTGGTGAAGACGGGCACGACCCTGACCATCGAGAAGGGCACGACGCTGAAGGGTGACGCGCGGAGCAAGGCCATCCTCCTCGTCGAGGCGGGCGCGAAGCTCATCGCGGAGGGCACGGAGGACGAGCCCATCGTCTTCACGAGCCAGGCCGCTCCGCAAGATCGCCGCGCCGGCGACTGGGGCGGGCTCGTGCTGCTCGGCAACGCGCCCGTGAACATGCCGGGCGGCAAGGGGAACGTCGAGGGGATCCTCACCACGGTGCAGGGCACGCAGTTCGGCGGCACCGATCCTGACGACTCGAGCGGCGTGCTTCGCTATGTCCGGGTCGAGTACGCGGGTGTCGTCCTCGCGCAGGACAACGAGGTAAACGGCGTCACGTTCGCGGGCGTGGGGCGGGGCACGAGGGTCGACCACGTTCAGGTGCGGCAGGCGCTCGACGACTGCTTCGAGTTCTTCGGCGGCACCGTCGACGCAAAGTACCTCGCCTGCCAGGGCAACGAGGACGACGGCTTCGACTGGGACAACGGGTACTCGGGGCGCCTCCAGTTTCTCGTGCTGCAGCAGTCGCCGGGCCACGTGGGCGAGGACAACGGCATCGAAGGCGACAACGACGCCCAGGGCTCGGCCAACCTGCCGCTCTCGAGCCCCACGATCTTCAACGCCTCTCTGTTCGGCAAGAACGCGGACGTCGACAACGCCCAGTACGGGCTGCTCCTGCGGCGGAACACTCGGGCGACCCTACGCAACGTCCTGGTGAGCGGGTTCGAGGCCTCGCTCGACGTGCGCGACGTGTCGACGCACGCCGGCGTGACCGAGGGGGCGCTCACCCTCACGAACAGCCTCTTCTGGAACGCCAGGAACACTGCGGTGCTCGACAACATCGCCTACCCGGAGAAGGGCGCCACTCCTCCCAACAAGGACAACGACGGCGCGCTCTCCGAGGTCGACTGGGTGAAGGCGACCGCGCACAAGAATCTCTTCAGCGTCGACCCCAAGACCGACCGCGCGTTCGACCTCGAGAAGCCCGTCTTCGGACCCGCGAGCCCGCTCGTGGAGACCGCCGCGACGCCACCCAAAGACGGCTTCTTCGACCCGTCGGCCGCTTACGTGGGAGCCTTCAAGGACCAGAGCGACGACTGGGCGACGCGGGGTCGCTGGGCGGTCTGGTCGTCGAGGTAG
- a CDS encoding glycosyltransferase family 4 protein, which produces MSRELRVVHVVCAGEVGGAERMLIDLVGSPAERHHVALFSPSATLRAFLREHGVLVTDRGPVTEGVTATLARAVGRSDVAWLGALLARDRADVVHLHTFGSQVLGTRAALAARPRRAIVRTEHSTRVFDDPSCWPFARWSLPRADVSCAVSHAVRAEAQRRDPQRAARMRVVPNGVDLGAFSPLPTRPGLREVGSPRAAVVGRLEPRKGVDIVLHALARVPDLDLDVCGDGPDAPALRALARRLGLLGRVRFLGQVADVPSALRDVDVVVSGARKEGLGLALLEAMAVGRVVVATAVGGVPEFLVDGRTGFLAPSEDPTALAGALRKALAQTTEARDALVARARTCVVDTYSRDAMRAGYSRAYRDALARSHASK; this is translated from the coding sequence ATGAGCCGCGAGCTCCGCGTGGTGCACGTGGTCTGCGCCGGCGAGGTCGGCGGCGCCGAGCGCATGCTCATCGACCTCGTGGGGTCGCCCGCCGAGCGGCACCATGTAGCCCTGTTCTCGCCGAGCGCGACGCTGCGCGCGTTCCTGCGTGAGCACGGGGTCCTCGTGACCGATCGCGGACCGGTGACCGAGGGCGTGACCGCCACCCTCGCGCGTGCTGTCGGGCGCTCCGACGTCGCGTGGCTCGGCGCGCTGCTCGCGCGCGACCGGGCCGACGTGGTCCATCTGCACACCTTCGGCTCGCAGGTGCTGGGCACGCGCGCGGCGCTCGCGGCGCGGCCACGCCGCGCGATCGTGCGCACCGAGCACTCCACACGCGTCTTCGACGACCCGAGCTGCTGGCCGTTCGCGCGCTGGTCGCTGCCACGCGCCGACGTGTCGTGCGCCGTGAGCCACGCCGTCCGAGCCGAAGCGCAGAGGCGGGATCCGCAGCGCGCGGCGCGCATGCGCGTCGTGCCCAACGGCGTCGACCTCGGCGCGTTCTCACCGCTGCCTACGCGCCCAGGGCTGCGCGAGGTCGGCTCGCCCCGCGCCGCCGTCGTGGGCAGGCTCGAGCCGCGCAAGGGCGTCGACATCGTGCTCCACGCGCTCGCTCGCGTGCCCGATCTCGACCTCGACGTGTGCGGCGACGGCCCGGACGCGCCGGCCCTCCGCGCGCTCGCGCGACGGCTCGGCCTCCTCGGCCGCGTGCGCTTCCTGGGCCAGGTGGCCGACGTGCCGTCGGCGCTGCGCGACGTGGACGTGGTGGTCTCCGGCGCCCGAAAAGAGGGCCTGGGCCTCGCGCTGCTCGAGGCGATGGCGGTAGGGCGCGTCGTCGTGGCGACGGCGGTGGGGGGCGTGCCCGAGTTCCTGGTCGATGGGCGCACGGGGTTCCTCGCGCCATCCGAAGACCCGACCGCCCTCGCCGGCGCGCTCCGCAAGGCGCTCGCGCAGACGACCGAGGCGCGCGACGCCCTCGTGGCGCGGGCGCGAACGTGTGTGGTCGACACCTACT